The following are from one region of the Candidatus Woesearchaeota archaeon genome:
- a CDS encoding tryptophanase — translation MHLSSLLHQFTPEVLITKSRPYVNHSVAFKKPFTAQERAAMLDAVGLNVFYFPAEMITGCDLLSDSGTTTMTNEQWASLHLGDEAYGSNKGYFVLREQIQKVFGDVFFSLPQEGKPNAFLFHQARSAESALFSQLAALGRKLGKSFIIPSNGHFDTTRANIEINQLTALDFFSQTLKDGNADDHFKGNMDSERLRALLQEKRDEVPLIYITVTNNTGGGQPVSMQNIHEIASIAHAAAIPFFLDACRFAENAWFIQRYEEGYHETSIAAIVREMFSCVDGFTISFKKDGLVNMGGGLFLRSDGLFVKKYPQLPDALMNEQITKEGHPTYGGMSGRDIMALATGLQIVLHEEYLTYRIQQVHELGTMMLQQGIPVLTPFGGHAVYLDMNRFFVGTSPQPDEFRGIGFTALLLAAYGHRACELGHFAFGVYDPVAGKETIPEVNFVRFAVPRLRYEHQDLQAVAESVHCLYQARDKIPGVVVTYGKDLPLRHFKARFRFKENH, via the coding sequence ATGCATCTTTCCTCTCTTCTTCACCAGTTTACGCCAGAAGTATTGATAACAAAATCAAGGCCTTATGTCAATCATTCAGTTGCATTCAAAAAACCCTTTACAGCCCAAGAGCGAGCAGCAATGCTGGATGCTGTTGGCCTGAATGTCTTTTATTTTCCAGCAGAGATGATTACTGGTTGTGATCTCCTTTCTGATTCTGGTACAACAACCATGACCAATGAACAGTGGGCATCCCTCCATCTCGGAGATGAAGCATATGGATCAAATAAAGGGTATTTTGTGCTGAGGGAACAGATACAGAAGGTTTTCGGCGATGTATTTTTTTCCTTACCCCAAGAAGGAAAGCCAAATGCCTTCCTCTTCCATCAGGCAAGGTCTGCAGAATCCGCCTTATTCTCGCAACTAGCGGCGCTTGGGAGGAAACTTGGTAAGTCGTTCATCATTCCGAGTAATGGTCATTTTGATACCACACGCGCAAATATAGAGATAAATCAGCTTACGGCACTTGATTTTTTTTCCCAAACCTTAAAAGATGGCAATGCAGACGACCATTTTAAGGGGAATATGGATAGTGAACGTTTACGTGCCCTGTTGCAAGAAAAGCGTGATGAGGTTCCGCTGATTTATATCACGGTTACGAATAACACTGGTGGTGGGCAGCCTGTTTCTATGCAGAACATCCATGAAATTGCAAGCATTGCCCATGCTGCAGCTATCCCTTTCTTCCTCGATGCCTGTCGTTTTGCAGAGAATGCGTGGTTTATCCAGCGGTATGAAGAGGGATATCACGAAACGTCCATTGCTGCCATTGTTCGTGAGATGTTTTCCTGTGTTGATGGATTCACGATCAGTTTCAAAAAAGATGGATTGGTTAACATGGGCGGAGGCTTATTTTTGCGATCGGATGGATTATTCGTCAAAAAATATCCTCAACTTCCTGACGCTCTGATGAATGAACAGATAACGAAAGAAGGGCATCCAACCTATGGGGGTATGTCGGGCAGGGATATTATGGCCTTGGCCACTGGCTTACAAATAGTCTTACATGAAGAGTACTTGACGTACCGTATTCAACAGGTACATGAGCTTGGAACTATGATGCTCCAGCAGGGCATTCCTGTCCTCACTCCTTTTGGTGGTCATGCAGTCTACCTTGATATGAACAGATTCTTTGTAGGTACCTCTCCACAGCCAGATGAATTTAGAGGAATAGGATTTACTGCTCTTTTGTTAGCTGCGTATGGCCATCGTGCCTGTGAGCTCGGCCATTTTGCGTTTGGTGTTTATGACCCTGTCGCAGGAAAAGAGACCATTCCTGAAGTAAACTTTGTCCGCTTTGCTGTTCCTCGCTTGCGGTATGAACATCAAGACCTTCAAGCTGTTGCTGAATCTGTTCATTGTTTATATCAGGCAAGAGACAAGATTCCAGGTGTTGTTGTTACCTATGGTAAAGATCTTCCGCTACGCCATTTTAAGGCACGTTTTCGCTTCAAAGAGAACCATTAA
- a CDS encoding AbrB/MazE/SpoVT family DNA-binding domain-containing protein, whose translation MMKTIKVSEKGQIAIPQSIRETLGIERGDELIIIQLNNKIVIEKAERTEQRLQEDFKDILKFSEKSLKEVWANKSDDIWNEYLKR comes from the coding sequence ATGATGAAAACAATAAAGGTATCAGAAAAAGGACAAATTGCCATTCCACAATCAATAAGAGAGACGCTAGGAATTGAACGAGGAGATGAGTTGATCATTATACAACTGAATAATAAAATCGTTATTGAAAAGGCAGAACGAACAGAGCAAAGATTACAAGAAGATTTTAAGGACATTTTAAAGTTTAGCGAGAAATCCTTAAAAGAAGTTTGGGCCAATAAAAGTGATGATATTTGGAATGAGTACTTGAAGAGGTAA
- a CDS encoding type II toxin-antitoxin system PemK/MazF family toxin, translating to MEVKQKEIVLLPYPFSDLTGKKVRPAVIVSNDAFNKKSADCIMVPLTTVIKDEPYSIEIDQQDLSSGRLLKPSRIRVDKIFAVEKNLITMKIGVLNLITFEKIKQEIIRIL from the coding sequence ATGGAAGTAAAACAGAAAGAGATTGTTTTATTACCTTATCCTTTCTCAGATTTAACAGGAAAAAAAGTAAGACCCGCTGTTATTGTTTCAAATGACGCGTTTAATAAGAAGTCTGCTGATTGCATTATGGTACCGTTAACAACCGTCATAAAAGACGAACCTTACTCCATAGAGATAGATCAACAAGATTTGAGTTCAGGAAGACTTCTGAAGCCAAGCAGAATAAGAGTAGATAAGATTTTCGCTGTTGAAAAAAATTTAATCACTATGAAAATTGGAGTTCTTAATCTGATAACATTTGAAAAAATTAAACAAGAGATCATAAGAATACTTTGA
- the leuS gene encoding leucine--tRNA ligase, with protein MINLMQTQEKWQNRWREAKIFEPLVNHAQPKFFFTTPYPYISGSLHIGHGRAVTESDIYVRYQRMKGLNVLYPLAFHITGTPVLGISAAIAKGDQKKIELYKSYVKRYVSDEEEVNEVVESFKDPWNIVKFFIPKMMDEYNSLGLSVDWTRRFTTGDADYQQFITWQFNKYKDNDYLIRGSYPVLYCPHDENAVGEDDIQDADTNPVAKQDFLWVKFRLKNSDLVLMAGTTRPDALYGQTHLWIDPDATYVIVQVNKEKWVVGHAAVKKIEQQYVKPNIIGEVKATELMGKWARGPLVDYDLYIVPAQFIDENVGSGIVYSALEDPVDLFELAKIHDNMDLIRKYHLDEEVVGKLKPISIIQIPGMSENLGAEIGKEMGVISYNDKEKIKLAKDELNKRVFRKGIMKANCGSCFGMRIPEAQVYLKKKLTESNDAVMFYEVSREAYCRCGEKVIVSVLHDQWFLDFNAKGWKEKAQSCLDEMELLPESARKLFEDTFAWLDKRPAARRRGIGTPLPFAKDWIIESLSDSTIYMSFYTIKNIIAKHGVKPEQMSLSFFDYVYLNEGDIKAVSKETKISTKVLQELRESFEYWYPNDHRHTYLAHLSNHLSFFIFAHAGLFPKKNWPKKISLHGFIISEGQKMSKSKGNVISLLEVNEKYGADAFRAYIATAANLEGTFDFKSDDANTVKKTLINLSLLLEESILQQQDGTVSSPFAKAFLSQFESLLYQASRELEQMKLRDYATIVIYHLPNLYKKMQKRVSEKELKVVNKHVTKKWIISLMPLVPHLAEELWELAGNSKHDDFVSLQPWPSFSQNLVDTESEAIAETIEALIADIRHIQKLSTIEQPKEITLVIAEEWKYAFIKELKKQMESTFNPGEIIKRLMQQPGLKLHGKNIAMLVPKLLKDTSKIPKVVLNRKEEIQGLQQALPELTKEFSCKITLVKEEESTNPKAKQAMPGKVAVILM; from the coding sequence ATGATAAATCTTATGCAGACTCAGGAAAAATGGCAGAATCGCTGGCGTGAGGCAAAAATCTTTGAACCACTGGTAAACCATGCCCAGCCAAAATTCTTTTTCACAACGCCCTATCCGTATATTTCAGGAAGTCTCCACATTGGTCATGGACGGGCAGTTACGGAAAGTGATATCTATGTGAGGTATCAGCGGATGAAGGGTCTGAATGTTCTTTATCCCCTTGCCTTTCACATCACCGGAACTCCTGTTCTTGGTATTTCTGCTGCCATTGCAAAGGGTGACCAAAAAAAGATCGAACTCTATAAATCATACGTGAAAAGATATGTTTCTGACGAAGAAGAAGTCAATGAAGTGGTGGAATCCTTCAAAGACCCGTGGAACATTGTCAAATTCTTCATTCCAAAGATGATGGACGAGTACAATAGTCTTGGCTTGAGCGTTGATTGGACACGAAGGTTTACGACCGGAGATGCTGATTACCAGCAGTTCATTACCTGGCAGTTCAATAAGTATAAAGACAATGATTACCTTATCAGGGGATCCTATCCGGTACTCTACTGCCCGCACGATGAAAATGCGGTAGGCGAGGATGATATTCAGGATGCTGATACCAATCCTGTAGCAAAACAGGACTTCCTCTGGGTAAAGTTTCGCCTCAAAAATTCTGACCTTGTCTTAATGGCAGGAACAACACGACCTGATGCCCTGTATGGGCAGACTCACTTATGGATTGATCCTGATGCTACGTACGTTATCGTTCAGGTCAATAAGGAAAAATGGGTTGTTGGTCATGCAGCGGTTAAAAAAATCGAACAACAATATGTAAAGCCAAATATTATCGGCGAGGTAAAAGCAACAGAGCTCATGGGAAAATGGGCACGAGGACCGTTAGTTGATTATGATCTTTACATTGTCCCGGCACAATTCATCGACGAGAATGTAGGATCAGGGATAGTCTATTCTGCACTCGAAGATCCTGTTGACCTTTTTGAACTTGCAAAAATCCATGACAACATGGATCTCATCCGAAAGTATCATCTCGATGAAGAGGTTGTTGGCAAGCTCAAGCCAATATCGATAATACAGATTCCCGGTATGAGCGAAAACCTCGGGGCTGAGATTGGAAAGGAAATGGGCGTCATTTCTTATAATGACAAGGAAAAGATAAAACTGGCAAAGGATGAACTGAACAAGCGGGTATTTCGAAAAGGAATTATGAAAGCCAATTGTGGTTCCTGTTTCGGAATGCGGATTCCTGAAGCACAAGTCTACCTTAAAAAAAAGCTCACCGAAAGTAATGATGCGGTTATGTTCTATGAAGTTTCGAGAGAAGCCTACTGTAGATGCGGTGAAAAGGTCATTGTTTCTGTGCTGCACGATCAATGGTTCCTTGACTTCAATGCCAAAGGCTGGAAAGAGAAGGCACAATCGTGCTTGGATGAAATGGAACTCCTCCCTGAGTCTGCACGAAAGCTCTTTGAAGATACCTTTGCCTGGCTGGACAAGAGACCAGCTGCACGACGGAGAGGCATTGGAACGCCATTACCTTTTGCCAAAGACTGGATCATTGAATCACTTTCAGATTCAACAATCTATATGTCCTTTTACACCATCAAAAATATTATTGCAAAGCATGGTGTCAAACCTGAGCAAATGAGTTTAAGCTTTTTTGATTATGTTTATCTCAACGAAGGCGATATCAAGGCAGTGAGTAAGGAGACAAAGATAAGTACGAAAGTGCTCCAGGAACTACGGGAAAGTTTTGAGTACTGGTATCCCAATGATCATCGACATACCTATCTTGCTCACCTCTCGAATCATCTCTCTTTTTTTATCTTTGCCCATGCAGGATTATTCCCAAAAAAAAACTGGCCAAAGAAGATTTCCCTTCACGGATTTATCATCAGCGAAGGTCAGAAGATGAGTAAATCAAAGGGGAATGTGATTAGTTTATTAGAGGTCAATGAGAAGTATGGCGCAGATGCCTTCAGAGCCTATATTGCAACCGCAGCAAATTTAGAAGGGACGTTTGATTTTAAGAGTGATGATGCCAACACCGTTAAGAAAACATTGATCAATCTTTCCTTACTCCTCGAGGAATCCATCCTCCAACAACAAGATGGAACAGTTTCCTCACCCTTTGCAAAGGCATTTCTCTCGCAGTTTGAATCCCTTCTTTATCAAGCATCACGAGAACTGGAGCAGATGAAACTCCGCGATTATGCAACCATTGTTATCTATCACCTTCCGAACCTCTACAAAAAAATGCAAAAACGGGTATCAGAGAAAGAACTCAAGGTTGTCAACAAACACGTCACTAAAAAATGGATCATTTCCCTCATGCCACTCGTGCCCCATCTTGCCGAAGAATTGTGGGAATTAGCAGGAAATAGCAAGCATGATGACTTTGTATCCCTCCAACCATGGCCTTCATTTAGTCAGAACCTGGTTGATACAGAATCTGAAGCCATTGCTGAAACAATAGAAGCATTGATTGCGGATATTCGCCATATCCAAAAACTTTCTACCATTGAACAACCAAAAGAGATTACGCTGGTTATTGCTGAAGAATGGAAATATGCTTTCATCAAGGAACTCAAGAAACAGATGGAAAGTACCTTTAATCCTGGTGAAATTATCAAACGATTGATGCAGCAGCCCGGACTTAAGCTCCACGGGAAAAATATCGCAATGCTCGTGCCAAAACTTCTCAAAGACACAAGCAAAATTCCTAAAGTAGTGTTGAACAGAAAAGAAGAGATACAGGGACTTCAGCAAGCGCTTCCTGAGCTTACCAAAGAGTTTTCCTGTAAGATTACTTTAGTAAAAGAAGAAGAGAGTACGAATCCCAAGGCAAAGCAAGCCATGCCAGGTAAGGTTGCGGTTATTCTTATGTAG
- a CDS encoding helix-turn-helix domain-containing protein codes for MDTDQLIVLGLTKREAQAYLALLKLEEAKAGEIAEQTKEDRTNVYDSLKSLIKKGLVNYVIKNNKTVYRVAPPEKLKDLIDEKEKILEETLPYLNGIYKSYKPKPVIEVYEGKEGIKTVFSDILKEKKDFVGFGATDRAYQLLPEFTRRYLQARKRLRISARQFYPEGEKILPSPYSTFKAIPRQYAGPATTLIYGDKVALFMWFIDPPVVVLIKNMDAAQAYKNQFELMWKIL; via the coding sequence ATGGACACTGACCAATTAATCGTATTAGGACTCACCAAACGGGAAGCACAGGCATACCTCGCACTCCTTAAGTTAGAAGAAGCAAAGGCAGGAGAGATCGCTGAACAGACAAAAGAAGACCGGACAAATGTTTATGATTCGCTAAAAAGCCTCATAAAAAAAGGATTAGTCAATTATGTTATCAAAAACAATAAAACCGTCTATCGAGTAGCACCACCTGAAAAATTAAAGGACCTGATCGATGAAAAAGAAAAAATCCTCGAAGAAACCTTACCGTACCTCAATGGGATCTATAAATCCTATAAACCAAAGCCGGTTATTGAAGTCTACGAAGGAAAAGAAGGAATTAAGACTGTTTTCAGCGATATCCTGAAAGAGAAAAAAGATTTTGTGGGGTTTGGAGCAACTGATCGAGCGTATCAATTATTACCTGAATTTACCCGGCGATATCTGCAAGCACGAAAACGGTTAAGGATCTCTGCTCGGCAGTTTTATCCTGAAGGAGAAAAAATATTACCTTCGCCATATTCCACATTTAAGGCAATTCCCCGACAATACGCAGGTCCTGCTACGACGCTGATCTATGGTGATAAAGTCGCTCTTTTTATGTGGTTTATTGACCCTCCAGTTGTTGTTCTCATCAAAAACATGGATGCTGCACAAGCCTATAAAAACCAGTTCGAATTGATGTGGAAAATACTCTAA
- a CDS encoding phenylalanine--tRNA ligase subunit beta yields the protein MPTVTLNRKYLEKLIGKKLSEDELKDRISMLGTDLEEVNDTEVIVEVFPNRPDLLSEQGFGRALAAFVGTKPGLKEYTVEKSGFSTTNTTPLPYWPYVVTAMVKGLSFDDEKIRQVIQLQEKLGVTLLRRRKKGGLGLYPLDKITLPITFTSEVPEKIRYRPLEYPRVISGREILEKHPTGREYAHLCRDWPKFPLFIDASGVIMSMPPIINSHDVGKITEQTNDVFIEATGTDLKTLKVALNILVTALADMGGKIYAMQINQGTEKFHTPELSARKVSVEVAEVNKFLGISLKENDIKTLLARMGFGYDTHGHVLVPAYRDDILHHMDLVEDIAIAYGYENLNEEIPKVATIGKEAHSERCTSMIANLLIGFGCIEIKTYHITSEEQQCKKMNMAMDVVPLANATTEEYNVLRSWLLPNSLHVLNQNLHNDYPQKIFDIGTVFLKDKHTETGIKEVTRLCMTTCHAKADFTEIKQILNALMHTLDLTYEIEPEDHPSFIPGRVGRVKVMKEKQSKKIAYIGEIHPLVLENWSIPVPVASVEINLTELYTLLYEKED from the coding sequence ATGCCAACCGTAACCCTCAACAGAAAATACCTCGAAAAACTCATCGGAAAGAAACTTTCTGAGGATGAGCTCAAAGACCGTATCAGTATGCTCGGTACAGATCTTGAAGAAGTAAACGATACTGAAGTTATTGTTGAGGTTTTTCCCAATCGTCCGGATTTACTGTCTGAACAGGGATTTGGCCGTGCACTTGCTGCATTTGTTGGAACAAAACCTGGATTAAAGGAATATACTGTCGAAAAATCAGGCTTTTCAACAACCAATACAACTCCACTTCCCTATTGGCCTTATGTTGTCACTGCTATGGTGAAAGGACTTTCCTTTGATGATGAAAAAATAAGGCAGGTAATTCAACTTCAGGAAAAGCTTGGGGTAACGTTGCTGAGAAGAAGGAAAAAAGGTGGTTTAGGATTATACCCCCTTGACAAGATTACCCTGCCCATAACCTTTACCTCAGAAGTCCCCGAGAAAATACGCTACCGACCACTTGAATATCCACGGGTTATTTCGGGAAGAGAAATTCTTGAGAAGCACCCAACAGGAAGAGAATATGCCCACTTATGTCGTGACTGGCCGAAATTTCCTCTCTTTATTGACGCTTCAGGAGTCATCATGTCCATGCCACCCATCATCAATTCCCATGATGTAGGAAAAATAACTGAACAGACCAACGATGTCTTTATTGAAGCAACAGGGACTGATCTGAAGACACTGAAGGTAGCGTTGAACATCTTAGTAACTGCATTGGCAGATATGGGTGGAAAAATTTATGCCATGCAGATCAATCAGGGAACAGAGAAATTTCACACTCCGGAGTTATCAGCTCGAAAAGTCAGCGTCGAGGTTGCCGAGGTTAATAAGTTTCTTGGTATTTCCTTAAAAGAAAACGACATCAAAACACTCCTCGCCCGTATGGGATTTGGCTATGATACTCATGGTCATGTTCTTGTTCCTGCTTATCGTGATGATATCCTCCATCATATGGATCTGGTCGAAGATATTGCTATTGCCTATGGCTATGAGAATCTCAACGAGGAAATTCCTAAAGTTGCAACTATTGGAAAAGAAGCGCATAGTGAGCGATGTACCAGTATGATTGCGAACCTTCTCATAGGATTTGGTTGTATTGAAATAAAAACCTACCATATAACCAGTGAAGAACAGCAATGCAAAAAGATGAATATGGCAATGGATGTTGTTCCGCTAGCAAATGCAACAACAGAAGAGTATAATGTGTTGAGATCGTGGTTGCTGCCGAATAGTCTCCACGTGCTCAACCAAAACCTTCATAATGATTACCCACAAAAGATTTTTGATATAGGTACGGTGTTCCTTAAGGACAAGCATACCGAGACGGGGATAAAAGAAGTAACGCGATTATGTATGACGACCTGTCATGCCAAAGCAGATTTCACTGAAATCAAACAGATCTTGAATGCACTGATGCACACCCTTGATCTCACGTATGAAATTGAACCAGAAGATCATCCAAGTTTCATTCCAGGACGTGTTGGACGTGTTAAGGTCATGAAAGAAAAACAGAGTAAAAAAATAGCATATATCGGAGAGATCCATCCGCTTGTTCTTGAAAACTGGAGCATTCCTGTACCTGTTGCCAGTGTTGAGATAAACCTCACTGAGCTTTATACATTGCTCTACGAAAAAGAGGACTGA
- a CDS encoding HAD-IB family phosphatase, translating into MHKKEMLRKQMVSCIIPAYNEEVTIRKVLENVKKVSTIDEIIVVDDGSHDRTIKEASLPGITIVRHSVNRGKGAAIKTGLEYAKGDIILFLDADLYNISPHKIASIVRPIRENNADFVKASFIRARGRVTELVVKPLFKVILPFLTFHQPLSGQFAIRKQLIRNIQINDQWGVDIQILLQMVKKGVRIAEVDIGELIHKKQPIENLTIMSEQVIKTILSELGIIANKHKLIIFDFDKTLIQESSIELLAQHFQFEKQLEKLRKLRRMHRIKDFQLSLLLAQFLVGKQRKDLRVVAEQLTLAKNLRKVIQQLKRRQYNVGIVSLAFSPIVDVIAQRIGVPKQNIICPILVADPNGKYTGEVLATTKHNAMCCDKIICKAEAAKELMRRMNVQREECVAVGDGQSDECLFNACGFSIAYQPVIPIGDITIMNLAEILVNVE; encoded by the coding sequence ATGCACAAGAAAGAAATGCTCAGAAAACAGATGGTTAGTTGTATCATTCCTGCGTACAATGAAGAGGTCACGATAAGAAAGGTTTTGGAGAATGTCAAAAAGGTAAGTACTATTGACGAGATTATTGTTGTTGACGATGGGTCACATGATCGTACTATCAAAGAGGCTTCACTTCCTGGTATAACAATAGTACGCCATAGCGTCAATCGAGGAAAGGGGGCTGCAATTAAAACAGGATTAGAATATGCGAAAGGAGATATTATCCTCTTTTTAGACGCTGATCTGTACAATATTTCACCACATAAAATTGCGTCGATTGTCCGCCCTATTCGAGAGAACAATGCTGATTTTGTGAAGGCATCATTTATACGAGCCAGAGGAAGGGTTACTGAACTGGTTGTCAAGCCACTCTTCAAAGTGATCCTTCCGTTTCTTACCTTCCACCAGCCGCTCAGTGGACAGTTCGCTATTCGAAAACAATTAATTCGGAATATTCAAATAAACGATCAATGGGGAGTTGATATTCAAATTCTATTGCAGATGGTCAAAAAAGGAGTAAGGATTGCTGAAGTTGATATCGGCGAATTAATTCACAAAAAACAACCTATTGAAAACTTAACGATTATGTCAGAACAGGTCATTAAAACCATTCTTTCAGAATTAGGAATCATTGCCAATAAGCACAAATTAATTATTTTTGATTTTGATAAAACACTCATTCAGGAATCAAGTATTGAATTACTCGCTCAGCACTTTCAATTTGAGAAGCAACTCGAAAAACTTCGGAAGCTCCGTCGTATGCATCGTATTAAGGATTTTCAGCTTTCTCTGTTACTGGCGCAATTCCTTGTCGGCAAACAAAGGAAAGATCTTAGAGTAGTTGCGGAACAATTAACCTTGGCTAAGAATCTTCGAAAAGTCATTCAGCAATTGAAAAGACGACAGTATAACGTAGGTATTGTTTCTCTTGCATTCTCGCCCATTGTCGATGTTATTGCTCAGCGAATTGGTGTTCCCAAACAGAATATTATCTGCCCAATCTTAGTTGCTGATCCAAATGGGAAATATACCGGAGAAGTACTTGCAACAACAAAGCATAATGCCATGTGCTGTGATAAGATTATCTGTAAGGCAGAGGCAGCAAAAGAACTCATGCGGAGAATGAATGTACAGCGTGAAGAGTGTGTTGCTGTTGGCGATGGCCAATCTGACGAATGTTTATTCAACGCATGCGGATTTTCAATTGCTTATCAACCAGTGATACCTATAGGGGATATTACTATTATGAATCTCGCAGAGATATTAGTCAATGTAGAGTAA
- a CDS encoding phenylalanine--tRNA ligase subunit alpha, which yields MHTQELIKCIASLHPLERKVLPHLSRYENFLNLINKTGLQEVEVMRALQWLQNKEIIETSETKKEVVKLQRNGALYREQGLPERRFLQAVTPQWKSMSDVLREAGVKEQEKDICLGILRKKSAIELKREGKDLFVKLLEPGLRFLESKSLEEQFLSASFPRALDDLKPEERFALDELRKRKEIVSVEEEKEKSITLTTLGKAILTHGLGSSDSMERVTPQILREGSWRKKEFRRYDLKAKVAHIPFGRRHLVPEASAYVKRIWLDMGFVEMEGPLVQTSFWNFDALFTAQDHPVRELQDTYFIQDPSHGKLPEESPTRTPTTGQPVHARPQLTLHVQKTHEDGWKTGSTGWQYTWNKEEAKKNVLRTHTTCLSVRTIAQLKEAELPAKFFAVGRVFRNETLDATHLFEFTQVEGIVVDPDANFRNLIGYLKEFFKKMGFTDARIRPAYFPYTEPSAEVDVYDPSKKKWIELGGAGIFRPEVVTPLLGKFVPVLAWGLGLERILVDYYKITDLREIYKNDLKQLRELRAWTK from the coding sequence ATGCACACACAGGAATTAATCAAATGTATTGCAAGCCTTCATCCTTTAGAAAGGAAAGTCCTTCCTCATCTTTCTCGCTATGAAAATTTCCTTAATCTGATCAATAAGACTGGACTACAAGAAGTCGAGGTTATGAGAGCCCTGCAATGGCTTCAGAATAAAGAGATTATTGAAACATCAGAGACAAAGAAAGAGGTCGTAAAGCTCCAGAGAAATGGCGCACTTTATCGTGAACAGGGGTTGCCTGAGCGCAGGTTTCTGCAGGCAGTAACACCACAATGGAAATCGATGAGTGACGTGCTGAGAGAAGCTGGGGTCAAAGAACAGGAGAAAGATATCTGCCTCGGCATTTTACGGAAAAAATCGGCCATTGAGCTCAAACGAGAGGGAAAGGATCTTTTTGTCAAGCTCTTGGAACCAGGACTACGATTCTTGGAATCAAAAAGTTTAGAAGAGCAATTTTTGAGTGCATCTTTTCCCAGAGCACTTGATGACTTAAAGCCAGAGGAACGCTTTGCATTAGATGAACTCAGAAAAAGAAAAGAAATCGTAAGCGTCGAAGAAGAAAAAGAAAAATCCATAACATTAACAACCCTTGGTAAAGCCATCCTTACTCATGGCCTTGGCTCAAGTGATAGCATGGAACGAGTAACACCTCAGATTTTACGTGAAGGATCATGGAGAAAAAAAGAATTTCGGAGATATGATCTGAAAGCTAAGGTTGCTCATATACCCTTTGGACGTCGTCATCTTGTTCCTGAGGCAAGCGCCTATGTCAAAAGAATTTGGTTGGATATGGGATTTGTTGAGATGGAGGGTCCTCTGGTCCAGACCTCATTTTGGAATTTTGATGCCTTATTCACCGCCCAAGACCATCCAGTTCGAGAATTACAGGACACCTATTTTATTCAAGATCCAAGTCATGGAAAGCTTCCTGAAGAGTCCCCAACACGAACACCAACAACAGGACAACCTGTTCATGCACGTCCGCAGCTAACGCTCCATGTTCAAAAGACGCATGAAGATGGATGGAAAACAGGAAGTACCGGATGGCAGTATACCTGGAACAAGGAAGAAGCAAAAAAAAATGTATTGAGAACACACACAACCTGCTTAAGTGTCCGGACTATTGCCCAGCTCAAAGAGGCAGAGCTACCAGCAAAATTTTTTGCTGTTGGCAGAGTATTCCGAAATGAAACACTTGATGCAACCCATCTCTTTGAATTTACTCAAGTAGAGGGAATTGTGGTTGATCCTGACGCCAATTTCAGGAATCTCATCGGCTACCTGAAAGAATTTTTCAAAAAAATGGGATTTACTGATGCACGGATACGGCCTGCATACTTTCCTTATACCGAACCATCTGCCGAGGTTGATGTGTATGATCCAAGTAAAAAAAAATGGATCGAGCTTGGCGGTGCTGGGATTTTTAGACCAGAGGTAGTAACACCGCTTTTGGGAAAATTTGTTCCTGTGCTTGCCTGGGGACTTGGGCTTGAGCGTATCCTTGTTGATTACTATAAAATTACTGACTTGCGAGAGATCTATAAGAATGACCTCAAGCAATTGCGTGAACTAAGAGCATGGACGAAATAA